TGGGATTTGGTATTGTCAATACGATTGACCCATTATCACAAATAGAACAACCTATTATCGGCCAGATTATAGGATTATTTGCACTATTGATTTTTTTATGCTTTGGTGGACACTTGATGATGCTCATTACCATTTGCAAAAGTTACGAGATAGTGCCCGTATTGAAATTAGATGATTGTAGTATGATTGTAAAAACGATTATCACCACCTTTGCCGGTATGTTTTTAACCGCAGTGAAGATTAGTATGCCGGTTATGGGGGTGGTATTTTTGGCTACTCTGGCAATGGGATTGTTGTCTAAAGCATCCCCAATGATGAATATTATGGTTTTAGGTTGGGCGGTTACCATTGTGGTAGGAATATTAAGTTTAATCTTTCTATTTCCGTTATTATCTACCGTCGCCGTTAATTTATTTGAGCAATTATTCGCGGATATTGATAACCTTTTAATAAATTTGGGGAAACGCTCATGAGCCTGCGGCTCACAAAGGGGGATGAAAATAATGGGTAACTATTCACCACGAAGGGTACGGAGAGCACGAAGTGAAATTTGATGAATTATCGAATAGAGTCATTGGATGCGCTATAGCGGTGCATCGAACTCTTGGGCCAGGTTTGCTTGACACCGTGAAGAGTGATAATTCACAATTCACAATTGACAATTCACCATTCACCATTATTAAGGAAATTTAGGGAAGAAATTGTGAATTGTGAATGGTGAATTGTGAATGGTGAATAGTTACAATAATGGAAGAACAACCCCCTACCCCCCTTTATTAAGGGGGAATATCTGTTCTACACCAGAGGATACGAGTCTGTGGATACTATACTAATTCACTAATCTCTAATTCAGTAATTCGCTATTTTCAGGGGAAAACAATGTTAAATAAACAAAAAAATAGGTTTTTTCTTATCAATTTGTTTTTCGAAGTTCAAGAAAAGGATTTTGACTTACAATTATTTGCCA
The nucleotide sequence above comes from bacterium. Encoded proteins:
- the fliR gene encoding flagellar biosynthetic protein FliR encodes the protein MELFVTEFQKFFLVLARISGIFVMAPFWGSVNILPRIKAGLALFISLTMFGIVRNHINLVPNDLLTYSLLVFSEVAVGLIIGFMATLVISAFQISGELYSVPMGFGIVNTIDPLSQIEQPIIGQIIGLFALLIFLCFGGHLMMLITICKSYEIVPVLKLDDCSMIVKTIITTFAGMFLTAVKISMPVMGVVFLATLAMGLLSKASPMMNIMVLGWAVTIVVGILSLIFLFPLLSTVAVNLFEQLFADIDNLLINLGKRS